Proteins encoded within one genomic window of Thioploca ingrica:
- a CDS encoding twitching motility protein PilT: MSKIVLDASALLALLRQEKGSEPVAEQITGAVLCSVNYAEVVSKLSEGGMPFSAIRQLSTLLPFKIIDFNEKMAFLAGELRTQTRSLGLSLGDRACLATGKILGLPIMTADRAWLKVEIEVEIRCIR; the protein is encoded by the coding sequence ATGAGTAAAATTGTGTTGGATGCCTCTGCGTTATTGGCCTTATTGCGTCAGGAAAAGGGGAGTGAACCAGTCGCCGAGCAAATCACGGGAGCTGTTCTTTGTTCGGTGAATTATGCTGAAGTGGTGAGCAAGTTAAGTGAAGGAGGAATGCCGTTCTCTGCTATTCGACAATTATCAACTCTGTTGCCTTTTAAAATTATTGATTTCAATGAAAAAATGGCATTTTTAGCGGGAGAATTGAGAACTCAAACTCGTTCATTAGGTTTGTCTTTGGGAGATAGGGCATGTTTGGCAACGGGGAAAATATTAGGTTTACCTATTATGACTGCTGATAGGGCTTGGCTTAAAGTGGAAATTGAGGTTGAGATTCGATGTATTCGGTAA
- a CDS encoding PilT protein-like protein produces MYKRSVIHLFSDNQRQDDLRHWLECELPEWFEKRLLPINADIADFWGKLQAKMNRPLPAIDSLLAATALYHDLCLVTRNTKDFAYPNLTVINPWE; encoded by the coding sequence GTGTATAAGCGAAGCGTCATACACCTTTTTTCTGATAATCAACGTCAAGATGATTTACGCCATTGGCTAGAATGCGAATTACCTGAATGGTTTGAAAAGCGATTATTGCCCATTAATGCTGACATTGCTGATTTTTGGGGTAAATTGCAGGCTAAGATGAATCGTCCACTACCCGCTATTGATAGCCTGTTGGCAGCGACGGCTTTATACCATGATTTGTGTTTAGTCACTAGAAATACAAAAGATTTTGCTTATCCTAATTTGACGGTAATAAATCCTTGGGAATAA
- a CDS encoding lipoprotein, which produces MSKLIQPFALLILIFLLIACSNLPLKPATPKISLADFRLLNLGLLEQNYRLRLRLNNPNPFPLPITQFNYQVRINEQEFTQGKNNQAITIPALGEQFLDIDVTSNLMRLMGQWQDWKTLLNRQFRYQLVGGVNVVDWAPQLPFDYQGEVALFWGGSQTNEKP; this is translated from the coding sequence ATGTCTAAACTCATTCAACCTTTCGCGCTATTGATTTTAATATTTCTGCTCATTGCTTGTAGTAATTTACCTCTTAAACCAGCTACGCCTAAAATAAGTTTGGCTGATTTTAGACTGCTCAATTTAGGCTTGCTGGAACAAAATTATCGGCTACGCCTACGTCTCAATAATCCGAATCCTTTTCCACTGCCGATTACTCAGTTTAATTACCAAGTGCGGATTAATGAGCAAGAATTTACTCAAGGCAAGAATAATCAAGCGATTACTATTCCGGCTTTGGGTGAGCAATTTTTAGATATTGATGTCACGAGTAATCTGATGCGGCTCATGGGGCAATGGCAGGATTGGAAGACATTACTTAATCGGCAGTTTCGTTACCAACTCGTCGGTGGTGTTAACGTGGTTGATTGGGCACCGCAACTGCCGTTTGATTACCAAGGTGAAGTTGCCTTATTTTGGGGAGGAAGCCAAACTAATGAGAAGCCATGA
- a CDS encoding type II secretory pathway, component PulF, producing the protein MPIHQYTYQACDITGNIKDGQLNAESKQEVVAILQSRQLIPLKVEQQSEGSGLFGRQSINHRDVIDFTNGLCTLIEAHVPLDRALGLLQGITDKQIMQELIENLRREVKEGKTLADALRTRTDIFSRIYVNMVHAGEEGGILEQLLPKLAHFLANADEAKRNIISSLIYPAILAVVGLSSVVLLMAFVVPSFATIFEDMGSNMPPSAALLLGLSRWLRSYGWSLLLIPVLFWYGWRQLDATPERRLQRDQTVLSLPILGTLILQAESSRFCRTLGALLGAGIPLLKGLHIARGVMENQILAHSLARVEEAVRGGTSLGKALVNEGKFPVLLAQLVTVGEESGRTAPILDKLAENFDTSVKQQTSRLVALLEPLLIVVLGIIVGAIVITMLSAIFSINDMKY; encoded by the coding sequence TTGCCAATTCATCAATATACCTATCAAGCTTGTGATATTACCGGTAACATTAAAGATGGGCAACTGAATGCAGAAAGCAAACAAGAAGTCGTTGCTATTTTGCAAAGTCGGCAATTAATACCGCTTAAAGTTGAACAACAATCCGAAGGTAGCGGTTTATTCGGTCGACAGTCTATTAACCATCGTGATGTCATTGATTTTACCAATGGACTTTGTACTTTAATTGAAGCCCATGTGCCACTGGACCGTGCGTTAGGGTTACTGCAAGGGATTACTGACAAGCAAATTATGCAAGAATTAATTGAAAATTTGCGCCGTGAAGTTAAGGAAGGTAAAACTTTAGCAGATGCCCTGCGAACGCGGACGGATATCTTTTCACGAATCTATGTTAATATGGTACATGCTGGTGAAGAAGGGGGTATTTTAGAACAATTACTACCCAAATTAGCTCATTTTCTAGCGAATGCGGATGAAGCCAAACGCAATATTATTTCTTCATTAATTTATCCAGCGATTCTAGCGGTGGTCGGATTAAGTAGTGTGGTCTTATTAATGGCATTTGTAGTCCCTTCATTTGCGACCATCTTTGAAGATATGGGGTCCAATATGCCACCTTCAGCGGCTTTATTATTGGGGTTGAGCCGCTGGTTGCGAAGCTATGGTTGGAGTTTATTGTTGATTCCGGTTTTGTTCTGGTATGGTTGGCGACAATTGGACGCCACACCTGAGCGTCGCTTGCAACGTGATCAAACCGTGTTATCCTTACCTATATTAGGCACCTTGATTTTGCAAGCCGAGTCATCGCGGTTTTGTCGAACATTAGGTGCGTTATTAGGTGCTGGGATTCCATTACTCAAAGGATTACATATTGCGAGAGGTGTTATGGAAAATCAAATTCTAGCCCATAGCTTAGCTCGAGTTGAAGAAGCCGTGCGTGGTGGCACGAGTTTAGGGAAAGCATTAGTTAACGAAGGTAAATTTCCCGTGTTATTAGCACAATTAGTCACGGTAGGAGAAGAATCCGGTCGTACTGCCCCTATTTTAGACAAATTGGCTGAAAACTTTGATACCAGCGTTAAGCAACAAACTTCAAGATTAGTGGCTTTATTAGAACCACTCCTGATTGTCGTCTTAGGTATCATCGTTGGTGCTATCGTCATCACCATGTTATCGGCTATTTTTAGCATTAATGACATGAAATATTAA
- a CDS encoding valyl-tRNA synthetase: MEKTYNPHTLEQHWYTFWEEQGYFAPQGTANPYCIMIPPPNVTGTLHMGHAFQDTLMDLLSRYHRMMGDSTLWQAGTDHAGIATQMVVERQLAARGQTRHDLGRDAFIQQVWEWKTQSGGQITRQLRRMGASLDWAQERFTMDEGLSHAVREVFVRLYDEGLIYRGKRLVNWDPVLHTAVSDLEVQSQEENGFLWHLRYPLADGSDEVIVATTRPETMLGDTAVAVHPQDKRYQHLIGKPIALPLTGRLIPIIADEHVDPQFGSGCVKITPAHDFNDYAIGQRHHLQLINIFTIDAKLNDNVPMAYRGLDRFTARNQVVADLEAAGLLVVVKPHKLMIPRGDRSHAVVEPFLTDQWYVKVAPLAAAAIKAVADGRIQFIPDNWKKTYFEWMYHIEDWCISRQIWWGHRIPAWYDDKGQEYVGYNEAQVREKYQIPATVTLEQDADVLDTWFSSALWPFSTLGWPENTERLKTFYPTSVLVTGFDIIFFWVARMIMMGLKFMDEVPFREVYIHGLIRDAQGQKMSKSRGNVLDPLDLIDGVDLETLVAKRTTGLMQPEMAPAIERATRTQYPQGISAFGTDALRFTFTALASTGRDIRFDMGRIEGYRNFCNKLWNATRYVLMNTEGQDTGLTAAPVELSLADRWIISLLQQVEEQVHQQIKTYRFDIMANTLYEFVWNEYCDWYLEFSKPLLQADMSAAAQRGTRRTLVRVLETSLRLLHPIMPFITEELWQKVAPLAGKSGKTIMLQPYPQPDSAKIDNQALQEIEWVKQFILGVRRIRAEMDIAPGKALPVLLQNGSAEDQRKLNDYMSLLTRLARLETITWLNAQTTSPEAAIALVGELRILIPLAGLIDKDAELKRLQKEMGKLHQELEKCQNKLNNPNFLTRAPQEIIDKEQQRVAEMNASLQQLNAQANRIRAI; this comes from the coding sequence ATGGAAAAAACGTATAATCCTCACACGCTTGAACAACACTGGTATACTTTTTGGGAAGAACAAGGTTATTTTGCCCCGCAAGGCACCGCTAACCCTTACTGCATTATGATTCCTCCACCCAATGTAACCGGTACCTTACATATGGGTCATGCTTTTCAAGATACCTTGATGGATCTCCTCAGCCGCTATCATCGCATGATGGGCGATAGTACGTTATGGCAAGCGGGTACTGATCATGCCGGAATTGCGACCCAAATGGTGGTGGAACGGCAATTAGCGGCGCGTGGACAAACTCGTCATGATTTAGGGCGTGATGCTTTTATTCAACAAGTATGGGAATGGAAAACCCAATCCGGTGGACAGATTACTCGCCAATTGCGGCGGATGGGCGCTTCTCTCGATTGGGCGCAGGAACGATTTACGATGGATGAAGGGCTTTCTCATGCGGTACGCGAAGTATTTGTCCGTTTGTATGATGAAGGTTTAATTTATCGCGGTAAACGGTTAGTGAATTGGGATCCCGTTTTACATACCGCCGTTTCTGATTTGGAAGTACAATCGCAGGAGGAAAATGGTTTTCTCTGGCATTTACGATACCCTTTAGCGGATGGGAGTGATGAAGTCATTGTCGCCACCACTCGTCCAGAAACGATGTTAGGTGATACGGCAGTGGCAGTTCATCCGCAAGACAAGCGTTATCAACATTTAATTGGTAAACCTATCGCCTTACCCCTCACTGGACGCCTGATTCCTATTATTGCCGATGAGCATGTTGATCCCCAATTTGGATCGGGTTGCGTTAAAATTACCCCGGCACATGATTTTAATGATTACGCTATTGGGCAGCGACATCATTTACAACTGATCAATATTTTCACTATTGATGCTAAACTCAATGATAATGTTCCAATGGCTTATCGTGGCTTAGATCGATTTACCGCTCGTAACCAAGTCGTAGCCGATTTAGAGGCAGCCGGTTTGCTCGTCGTGGTTAAACCCCATAAATTGATGATACCACGCGGTGATCGAAGTCATGCGGTGGTTGAACCCTTCTTGACTGATCAATGGTATGTAAAAGTAGCGCCTTTAGCAGCAGCGGCGATTAAAGCGGTTGCAGACGGGCGAATTCAGTTTATTCCAGACAATTGGAAAAAAACTTATTTCGAGTGGATGTACCACATTGAAGATTGGTGTATCAGTCGTCAAATTTGGTGGGGTCATCGGATTCCAGCCTGGTATGATGATAAAGGTCAAGAATATGTGGGTTACAACGAAGCGCAAGTCCGGGAAAAGTATCAAATTCCAGCAACTGTTACCTTAGAACAAGATGCGGATGTATTAGATACTTGGTTTTCTTCCGCATTGTGGCCATTTTCTACTTTAGGTTGGCCAGAAAATACCGAGCGACTTAAAACTTTCTATCCAACCAGTGTGTTAGTCACTGGATTTGATATTATTTTCTTTTGGGTTGCACGAATGATTATGATGGGCTTAAAATTCATGGATGAAGTGCCTTTCCGTGAAGTTTATATTCATGGTCTCATTCGTGATGCACAAGGGCAAAAAATGTCGAAGTCACGCGGTAATGTCTTAGATCCATTGGATTTAATTGATGGTGTCGATCTAGAAACGTTAGTGGCTAAAAGAACCACCGGCTTAATGCAACCGGAAATGGCACCGGCTATTGAAAGAGCAACCCGTACTCAATATCCGCAAGGTATTTCCGCTTTTGGAACGGATGCGTTACGTTTTACCTTTACCGCGCTCGCTTCAACCGGGCGTGACATTCGCTTTGATATGGGACGAATCGAAGGCTATCGTAATTTTTGTAATAAATTGTGGAATGCTACCCGCTATGTGCTGATGAATACGGAAGGGCAAGATACTGGGTTAACGGCAGCACCGGTGGAATTATCTTTAGCCGATCGGTGGATTATCTCGCTGTTACAACAAGTAGAAGAACAAGTTCATCAACAGATTAAAACCTATCGTTTTGATATAATGGCCAATACGTTATACGAATTTGTTTGGAATGAATATTGCGATTGGTATTTAGAATTTTCTAAACCTTTATTACAAGCGGATATGAGCGCAGCGGCGCAACGAGGAACTCGACGGACTCTGGTTCGCGTTTTAGAAACTTCATTACGGTTACTGCACCCCATTATGCCCTTTATTACGGAAGAATTATGGCAAAAAGTGGCGCCTTTAGCCGGAAAAAGCGGTAAAACGATTATGCTTCAACCCTATCCTCAGCCAGACTCTGCTAAAATAGATAACCAAGCTCTTCAAGAAATTGAATGGGTTAAACAATTTATTTTAGGAGTGCGGCGGATTCGGGCGGAGATGGACATTGCTCCCGGTAAAGCTTTACCGGTACTCTTGCAAAATGGTAGCGCCGAGGATCAGCGTAAACTTAATGATTATATGAGCTTATTGACCCGGTTGGCACGTTTAGAAACCATTACTTGGTTAAACGCTCAGACTACCTCACCCGAAGCGGCGATTGCTTTAGTCGGTGAATTGCGGATTCTTATTCCTTTAGCTGGATTGATCGACAAAGACGCAGAACTCAAGCGATTACAAAAAGAAATGGGCAAATTGCACCAAGAATTGGAAAAATGTCAAAATAAATTAAATAATCCCAACTTTCTTACCCGTGCACCTCAAGAGATTATCGATAAAGAACAGCAACGCGTAGCAGAAATGAACGCTTCGCTGCAGCAGCTTAATGCACAGGCCAATCGAATTCGGGCGATTTAA
- a CDS encoding type II secretion system protein E, with the protein MITMNTLSLPLFTQFLSKKNIVPVEQFPDDPCLIYIALPEIEDRAKIRFLLGPHVRFEIGKPDQVERLIKHWRAKLAPELDGTGDNRNIDQLDNEYLKDLASEAPIIRIVNHLMERALDLNASDIHFEPEEKYLKVRCRVDGVMVNLEHLPASVQPSVSSRVKLMARLDIGEKRLPQDGRIQYQMGERSLDMRVSTLPGLHGESIVLRILDRGDVKVSLDLLGMPQDILKPYSQAIHQPHGIVLVTGPTGSGKTTTLYATLEKINTGQQKIITIEDPVEYQLEGITQIHVNSKIGLNFAAGLRSIVRQDPDIIMIGEIRDRETAEIAIESALTGHLVFSTLHTNDASGAITRLQDIGIDTYLLSSSIIAVMAQRLVRKICLDCAEQEPLSEEEADLLGIDSFQLPEVIRGMGCERCANTGYRGRLGLYEFLVASDGVRHVINSNGDANAIRQQAIKEGLRTLRQDALSKLYQGITTPEEIVRVTRAT; encoded by the coding sequence ATGATAACGATGAATACGCTAAGTTTACCCTTGTTTACCCAATTTCTATCGAAAAAGAATATCGTCCCGGTTGAACAATTTCCCGATGATCCCTGTTTGATCTATATCGCCTTACCCGAGATTGAAGATCGCGCCAAAATTCGTTTTTTACTCGGTCCGCACGTTCGCTTTGAAATTGGCAAACCGGATCAGGTAGAACGCTTAATAAAACATTGGCGTGCGAAACTGGCTCCCGAATTGGATGGTACGGGTGATAATAGAAATATAGACCAACTTGATAATGAATATCTTAAGGATTTAGCTTCGGAAGCACCGATTATCCGTATTGTCAATCATTTAATGGAACGTGCTTTAGATTTAAACGCTAGTGATATTCACTTTGAACCGGAAGAGAAATATCTGAAAGTTCGCTGTCGGGTGGATGGCGTAATGGTCAACTTGGAGCATTTACCCGCATCGGTACAACCGTCAGTTTCCTCTCGAGTTAAATTGATGGCGCGTTTAGATATTGGTGAGAAACGGTTACCTCAGGATGGACGAATTCAATATCAAATGGGAGAACGCTCGCTGGATATGCGGGTATCTACTTTACCTGGGCTACATGGAGAATCCATTGTCTTGCGTATTTTAGATCGCGGCGATGTTAAGGTGAGTCTTGATCTACTGGGGATGCCACAGGATATCCTTAAACCCTATTCACAAGCGATTCATCAACCGCACGGCATTGTGTTAGTGACTGGACCAACCGGCAGTGGTAAAACGACCACTTTATATGCTACCTTAGAAAAAATTAATACCGGGCAACAAAAAATTATCACCATTGAAGATCCAGTCGAATATCAGCTCGAAGGGATCACCCAAATTCATGTCAATTCTAAAATTGGCTTGAATTTCGCTGCGGGATTGCGTTCCATCGTCCGCCAAGATCCAGATATTATTATGATTGGTGAAATTCGGGATCGGGAAACGGCGGAGATTGCGATTGAATCGGCACTGACCGGTCACTTAGTTTTTTCTACCTTACATACCAATGATGCCTCTGGAGCGATTACCCGCTTGCAAGATATCGGAATCGACACTTATCTGCTCAGTTCCAGTATTATTGCGGTGATGGCACAACGTTTAGTGCGTAAAATTTGTCTCGATTGCGCGGAACAAGAACCCCTTTCTGAAGAAGAAGCCGATTTATTAGGAATTGATTCGTTTCAATTGCCGGAGGTCATTCGCGGGATGGGTTGTGAACGTTGTGCTAATACTGGTTATCGAGGACGATTAGGTTTGTATGAATTTCTGGTTGCTTCCGATGGTGTGCGTCATGTTATCAATAGTAATGGTGATGCCAATGCAATTCGTCAGCAAGCGATTAAAGAAGGATTACGAACCTTGCGACAAGATGCGTTAAGCAAACTTTATCAAGGGATTACAACACCAGAAGAAATTGTTCGGGTCACGAGAGCAACCTAG
- a CDS encoding general secretion pathway protein D, with translation MLSTSLPSTPPVTSPTLAQSLITELPRSQAKPLKQVNQAGQVPTTTTLTEQTLDTSNLDLSEGDEIQLDFEQTDLRQILEIIADSLKISLVIDPTIGDKVSLRTAPDKPLTKKDLWPLLKLLLNDAGITMEKRGGVYHLKKMPPTLPGDISLSPEKLTSSDSPEVMQITPLRFIAVEAAQAILTPLIQPKGRLITLATLNIIGIITTPQQLERVNKLLDIVDADPFLHRGMRLFRLANSKATEVQAELDKILKALYGTAPPTYQSVALERINAILVVAPPNSGFNEVASWVEILDESSEDSGEQVFIYKVKNLEASKIAATLSSVFKLEDQKAAEEKEKMKRNEKKPPISPEEEREKPLPITPTTTSTGTLPVSAELKVNIVADENTNSLLIRASPRDYRQLLETIYLLDHVPKEVMVNVVIAEVTLTEATKFGIDWYALFNERLVGGSDLSVPGGNFTTSRRGTASGNNLLPLPSFDGFTLGYLSGGLNAVLNLIASTGDTSILSRPSILVRNNEEASINVGSSEPTVGSLVTPSINLNNNSTSNTALNNPYQTDVQYKDTGITLKVTPRINEDGIINMKISQEVSQLGGLRTTQNLQSFVQRKLETSVVVRDNNAIVMGGLIETKKNQSSQGIPGLKDIPLVGSTLFSTTNQEDTRTELVLLIVPQIVNPEIDNRPLVQDFIRRMQATAALLNDQDIFVNELGFNKPNQPLAPPKNNISSSAETSHSSK, from the coding sequence ATGCTCAGTACTTCACTGCCCTCAACACCACCAGTGACATCACCAACCTTGGCACAGTCACTGATTACTGAATTGCCTCGTTCTCAAGCTAAACCGCTTAAACAAGTTAACCAAGCGGGACAAGTACCAACCACGACTACCTTGACAGAGCAAACGTTAGATACGAGCAATTTAGATTTATCTGAGGGAGATGAAATTCAACTCGATTTTGAACAAACTGATTTGAGACAAATCCTTGAAATAATAGCAGATTCTTTAAAAATTAGTCTGGTGATTGATCCCACGATTGGTGATAAAGTTTCTTTACGAACTGCTCCAGATAAGCCATTGACCAAAAAGGATTTATGGCCATTATTAAAATTGCTATTAAATGATGCCGGTATTACGATGGAAAAACGGGGCGGGGTTTACCATTTAAAAAAGATGCCTCCCACTTTACCCGGCGATATTAGCTTATCACCCGAAAAATTGACCAGTAGTGATTCACCCGAGGTCATGCAAATTACGCCATTGCGTTTTATCGCGGTCGAAGCAGCACAAGCGATTTTGACGCCATTAATCCAACCCAAAGGTCGCCTGATTACCTTAGCGACTCTCAATATTATTGGCATTATTACCACACCTCAACAATTAGAACGGGTTAATAAGTTGCTTGATATCGTGGATGCCGATCCATTTTTACATCGGGGAATGCGTCTCTTTCGGCTAGCCAATTCTAAAGCCACCGAAGTACAAGCAGAATTAGATAAAATACTGAAAGCTTTGTATGGCACCGCTCCACCGACTTATCAATCGGTGGCATTAGAACGTATCAACGCCATTCTCGTGGTAGCACCACCTAACAGCGGTTTCAACGAAGTCGCTTCCTGGGTAGAAATTTTAGACGAGAGCAGTGAAGATAGTGGCGAACAAGTATTTATTTATAAAGTTAAAAATCTAGAAGCCAGTAAAATCGCTGCTACTTTATCGAGTGTGTTTAAGCTAGAAGATCAAAAAGCGGCAGAAGAAAAAGAAAAAATGAAGCGCAATGAGAAGAAACCGCCAATTTCTCCAGAAGAGGAACGAGAAAAACCTTTACCCATCACCCCAACGACCACTTCTACGGGCACATTACCGGTTTCTGCAGAACTCAAAGTTAATATTGTAGCGGATGAGAATACCAATAGCTTATTAATCCGAGCCAGTCCCCGAGATTATCGGCAATTACTAGAAACGATTTATCTTTTAGATCACGTTCCTAAAGAAGTGATGGTTAATGTGGTCATTGCCGAAGTGACCCTAACAGAAGCTACTAAATTTGGCATTGATTGGTATGCATTATTTAATGAGCGCTTAGTGGGGGGTTCTGACTTAAGTGTACCGGGAGGTAATTTTACAACCTCACGTAGAGGTACTGCTTCAGGAAACAACTTATTACCTTTACCCAGTTTTGATGGCTTTACACTGGGCTATTTATCAGGAGGTCTCAATGCGGTATTGAATCTTATTGCTTCAACGGGTGATACGAGTATTTTGTCGCGTCCCTCCATCCTGGTACGGAACAATGAGGAAGCCTCTATCAATGTGGGTTCTAGTGAACCGACGGTGGGATCACTGGTTACTCCTAGTATTAATCTGAATAATAACAGTACTTCTAACACCGCTTTAAATAATCCTTATCAAACAGATGTACAATATAAAGATACCGGTATTACGCTCAAGGTAACACCACGCATTAACGAAGATGGTATTATTAACATGAAAATTAGTCAAGAAGTATCACAATTAGGAGGGCTCAGAACCACACAGAATTTACAATCTTTTGTCCAACGTAAGCTAGAAACCTCTGTAGTGGTGCGGGATAATAATGCTATTGTGATGGGTGGTTTAATTGAAACTAAGAAAAATCAAAGTAGCCAAGGGATACCTGGCTTAAAAGATATTCCTCTCGTTGGCAGTACCCTATTTTCCACAACTAACCAGGAAGATACGCGTACTGAATTAGTCCTCCTCATTGTGCCACAGATTGTCAACCCGGAAATCGATAATCGCCCACTCGTGCAAGATTTTATTAGACGGATGCAAGCCACCGCAGCTTTGTTAAATGATCAAGATATCTTTGTGAATGAACTCGGTTTTAATAAACCCAACCAACCACTAGCACCGCCTAAAAATAATATTTCTTCATCAGCGGAGACATCTCATTCTAGTAAATAA
- a CDS encoding hydroxypyruvate reductase, producing the protein MSSPIINTSSPRSICLSIYHQALTRVNGRQCVAAFLHQYPYQTPVALIALGKAATQMAVGAFDVLGTTISHAFLVTKVGHLDRQLIQNYPITCLEAAHPIPDASSLAAGQALLDFINQLPLRFPILFLISGGTSALVEILAPGITLSDLQHVNQWVLGSGLDIQSINKIRKSLSAIKGGRLATYLTGHPVLNLLIADVPGDDLQVIGSGLLTPHEKQSLPPSLPNWLYRLTTQACPLAQPYHFEHITQELVATPTLARQGASEAAQSLNYPIFNHDEFIAGEASVVGRILAQQLSTSAPSIHIWSSETTVHLPPQPGQGGRCQSLALAAAIELAEQNNIYLLAAGTDGNDGPGPAAGALIDGGTIPRGSQAKLNSVDCLEQADAGRFLTASGDLIYTGPTGTNVMDIIIGWKR; encoded by the coding sequence ATGTCATCACCAATAATTAATACCTCATCACCCCGTTCCATTTGTCTATCCATTTATCACCAGGCATTAACAAGAGTTAATGGACGCCAATGTGTAGCTGCTTTCTTACACCAGTATCCCTATCAAACCCCCGTAGCTCTCATTGCACTGGGTAAAGCGGCTACTCAAATGGCAGTGGGGGCCTTTGATGTTTTAGGTACAACGATTTCTCATGCTTTTCTCGTGACTAAAGTAGGACATTTAGATCGGCAACTTATTCAGAACTATCCAATAACTTGCTTAGAAGCAGCACATCCCATCCCGGATGCTTCCAGTTTAGCGGCCGGACAAGCTTTACTCGACTTTATTAACCAGTTACCGCTTCGTTTCCCGATCTTATTTCTGATTTCCGGAGGTACTTCAGCTTTAGTTGAAATATTAGCGCCGGGTATAACCTTAAGCGATTTACAACACGTTAATCAGTGGGTACTGGGTTCGGGTTTAGATATCCAATCCATTAATAAAATTCGTAAAAGTTTATCAGCTATCAAAGGGGGGCGATTAGCGACTTATTTAACAGGGCATCCCGTATTAAATTTATTGATTGCTGATGTTCCAGGTGATGATTTACAGGTGATTGGTTCTGGCTTACTCACACCTCATGAAAAACAATCGTTACCCCCTTCTCTCCCCAATTGGCTATACCGTTTAACGACTCAAGCCTGTCCTTTAGCTCAACCCTATCATTTTGAGCATATTACCCAAGAATTAGTTGCCACGCCAACGCTGGCTCGCCAAGGTGCGAGTGAAGCCGCACAATCGCTTAATTATCCTATCTTTAACCATGACGAATTTATTGCTGGAGAAGCGTCAGTAGTCGGTCGTATTTTAGCGCAACAATTAAGTACCTCAGCACCGAGCATTCATATCTGGTCTAGCGAAACCACAGTGCATTTACCACCACAACCGGGTCAAGGTGGACGTTGTCAAAGTTTAGCGCTAGCTGCCGCTATTGAACTCGCTGAGCAAAATAATATCTATTTACTCGCTGCGGGTACCGATGGTAACGATGGTCCCGGGCCAGCGGCAGGTGCATTAATTGATGGTGGAACGATACCACGCGGTAGCCAAGCCAAGTTAAATTCAGTCGATTGTTTAGAACAAGCCGATGCCGGCCGTTTTTTGACCGCCAGTGGTGATCTTATTTATACCGGGCCAACCGGAACTAATGTCATGGATATCATTATCGGTTGGAAACGATAG